In the Armatimonadota bacterium genome, TCACCGCCGCCCGCGCCCGGAGGGCGCCCGCCACCCCTGCGGCGATCTCCCGAATGCGCCGCAGCGTCTGCTCGCGGATCTCCGGGGTGAAGGTGCGCACGGTGCCGCGCAGGTCCACCCGGTCGGGAATGATGTTGAAGGCCGTGCCGCCCTGGATCGTCCCGAACGACACCACGGCGGCGTCCAGCGGCGGCGTCTCCCGGCTGACGATGGCCTGCAGCGCCACGACGACGTGCGCGGCGGCCAGGATGGGGTCGGCGGCCTGGTGGGGAATGCCGCCGTGGCCTCCCCGGCCCTCCACGCTGAGCTCCAGCTCGTCCGCTGCGGCGAACACCGGCCCGGCGCGCACCCCGACGACGCCAGCCGGCAGGTCGTTCCACAGGTGCAGGCCGACGACGGCGTCCACCTTCGGGTCGTCCATCACGCCGGCCTCGATCATGGGCCGGGCGCCGGCGACGATCTCCTCGGCAGGCTGGAACGCGAAGACGTAGGTGCCCGGCAAGCTCTCCCGCCGCCGGGCGAGCAGCTCCGCGAGAACCACCGCGACCGCGGTGTGCCCGTCGTGCCCTCAGGCGTGCATCACCCCGGGGCGCTGGCTGCGGTAGGGCACCGCGTTGGCCTCGTCGATGGGCAGCGCGTCGATATCGGCCCGCACCAGCACCGTCCGCCCCGGCCGCCCGCCCCGCAGCACCCCGGCGACACCGGTGGTCGCGAGCCCGGTCCGCACGGCCAGGCCCGCGGCCCTGAGTCGCTCGGCCACGATGCCGCTGGTACGCACCTCCTGGAAGCCCAGCTCCGGATGGGCATGCAGATCCCTGCGCAGCGCCACCAGCTCATCGCGCGCCGCGTCGATATCCGCGAACAAATGTTCGACCAACGTCGGTGCCCCTCCCCTCCGCGCCATCTGCCGTGCAACTCACAGGACGAACAAGCCAAGCCACGCCGGCCGCGTTCCCACTCCCCCATGGAGATGTGGGTGCCTCACAGTTCGAGGAGGCACCCGAGAATCCCCTGTCATGGCCCGTTGTAGCCCCTTCTGGCCATGTCTGGCCTTCGTCCGGCACCGGATTCGGCGCCGAAGACAGGAAGCCTCCGCCAGGTTGGGGAACATTGAACCGTCATGGCGCTGTGGCTGCAGGAAGGCGACGTCGAACGACTGCTGGCGATGGACGACGTGATCGCCGCGGTCGAGCAGGGGTTCCGCTGGCTGGGAGAGGGGATGGCGGTGAACCAGCCGCGCACGCGCGCGGTCACCCCGCAGGGCGTGCTCCACGTGATGCACGCCGCGGTCCCGCCGCTGGGCGTGGCCGGCCTCAAGGCCTACGCGACGACGCCCGGTGGCGCGCGCTTCGTGGCGCTGCTCTACCGGCTGGAGGACGGTGAGCTGCTGCTGGCGGCTGAGGCCGACCGGCTCGGGCAGCTGCGCACGGGCGCGGCGAGCGGTGTCGCCACGAAGGTCCTGGCCCGTCCCGACGCGGGCACGCTCGGCGTCATCGGGAGCGGGTGGCAGGCCCGCACACAGGTGCAGGCGATCGCGCGGGTACGGCCCATCGCGCTGGTCAAGGTGTACAGCCGCACGCCCGAGCGCCGCGAAGCGTTCGCCGCAGAGCTCGTGGACGCCCTCGGCGTCGAGGCGGTCGCCGTGGAGCACGCGCAGGAGGCGGTCACCGACGTCGACGTCGTCGTGACGATCACCTCTGCGCGCGATCCGGTGCTCCACGGTGCCTGGCTCGCGCCGGGCGTCCACATCAACGCCGCCGGCGCCAACGCGGCCACGCGCGCGGAACTCGACGCCGAGGCCGTGCGGCGCAGCCAGCTCATTGCGGTCGACGCGCTGGATCAGGCCCGGGTGGAATGCGGCGACCTCCTGGCCGCAGAGCGTGCCGGCGATCCCGTGTGGTCGCGCGTCGTGGAGCTGGGGGCGATCGTGGCCGGCCGCCAGCCGGGACGGACGGCCCCCGAGCAGATCACGCTCTTCGAGTCCCAGGGCATCGCCACCGAGGACGTGGTGACCCTGGAACTGCTGTACCGACGTGCGGTCGCCGCCGGGGTGGGGCGGGAGCTCCCCACCTCGCCCGCGGCCGTCCGCGTCCGCCGGTAGCCGTTCCGGCGCGGCCGCGCGGTCGAGGACCCGACAGGCGGCGTCGATGCGGTCGTGGGCGTTCCCTGCGCCAGCGCGTCGGGGTGACGCTGTGCTGCGCGACGCCGGTACGAACGCCTGTCCCCTGCGCTCGCAGGCCGGGGGTAGGGCGACGAGCTTGAATGCGACAGGCAAGCACCTGTCTCCTGCGCCCGACGGCGGGTGGACCCGGGGTGTAGTTCTCGCTCCAATGGCGTGAGCCCACCCCTGTGCTCGAAGGCGGGTGGGCCCGGGGCCAGGCCAAGGGTCAGGGATTGACTACCTGTCTCCTGCGCCCGAAGGCGGGGGACCACCAGGGGGGAGCACATCGTGGCCGTACGCGTGCTCGTAGCCGATCCGTTGACGCACCGGTGCGACGCGCTGGCGGTGGGAGTGTTCGCGGCACCGGGACGGCTCGAAGGGCTGGCCGCCAAGATCGACCAGGCCCTGGGCGGCTCGCTGGTGCGCATCCTCACCGAAGAGCGGTTCACGGGCGAGGTCGGCAAGGTGCTGGTCGTGCACACGCACGGCCGCCTGCCGGCCGCGCGCATCGTGGTGGTGGGGCTGGGCGACCGTGACGCTTTCTCCCAGGATCGGCTGCGCCTGGCGGCCGGCGCTGCGGCACGCGCCGTGCAGGAACGACGGCTGGGCCGGCTGGCCTACCCGCCCGTGCAGTACAGGGACTGGGAACCTGCGACCATCGCCGCCCTGCGGACCGAGGGCGCGTTGCTCGCCACCTACCGCTTCGGCAAGTACCAGAAGGAGCGCCCCACCGAGGTGCACATCGACCTGCTGGCTGCCAACCGCGCGGAGGCCACGGCCGTGGAGGCGGGCCGCCGCCGCGGCCAGATCGTGGCCGAGGCGGTGAACTACGCGCGCGACCTGGTCAACGAGCCGCCCAACGTGCTCACCCCCGACGCGCTGGCCGCAGAGGCGCGGCGCATCGCCAGGAACACCAGGCTCAAGGTGCAGGTCTGGGGCCCGCAGGACCTCAAGAAGCGCGGCATGGAGCTCACGCTCGCCGTGGGCGGCGCCAGCGCCCACACGCCCCGCTTCATCCAGATCGAGTACGCGCCGCCCAAGCCCCGCCGCACCGTGGGCCTGGCCGGGAAGGGTGTGACCTTCGACACCGGCGGCGTCGACCTGAAGACCGCCGAGGGCATGGCCACCATGAAGTCCGACATGGCCGGGGCCGCCGCGGTGCTGGCCACCATGCAGGCGTTGCCGCTGCTGCAGGCGCCCGTCCGGGTGCTCGCGGGCATCGCCGCCGTGGAGAACGCGGTGGGCAGCCGCGCGTACCGGCCCGGCGACATCCTGCGGGGCCTCAACGGCACCACCGTGGAGATCGCCAACACCGACGCCGAGGGCCGCCTGATCCTGGCCGATGTCGTCGCCCACCTGGCCGCGGCCGCACCCGACGAGCTCATCGACCTGGCCACGCTGACCGGGTCCGCATCGATCGCGCTGGGGCCGTACGCCGCCGCGCTGATGGCCAGCGACCAGGTCCTCGCCGACCGCCTGCTGGCGGCGGCCGCGCGGGCAGG is a window encoding:
- a CDS encoding leucyl aminopeptidase, producing MAVRVLVADPLTHRCDALAVGVFAAPGRLEGLAAKIDQALGGSLVRILTEERFTGEVGKVLVVHTHGRLPAARIVVVGLGDRDAFSQDRLRLAAGAAARAVQERRLGRLAYPPVQYRDWEPATIAALRTEGALLATYRFGKYQKERPTEVHIDLLAANRAEATAVEAGRRRGQIVAEAVNYARDLVNEPPNVLTPDALAAEARRIARNTRLKVQVWGPQDLKKRGMELTLAVGGASAHTPRFIQIEYAPPKPRRTVGLAGKGVTFDTGGVDLKTAEGMATMKSDMAGAAAVLATMQALPLLQAPVRVLAGIAAVENAVGSRAYRPGDILRGLNGTTVEIANTDAEGRLILADVVAHLAAAAPDELIDLATLTGSASIALGPYAAALMASDQVLADRLLAAAARAGERLVPFPLYDEYREAIKGDVADIKNSAGRLGGAQKGAVFIREFAGRVPWAHLDIAPVAFLDREGTNAIQPKGASGFGVRTLLEYLTARA
- a CDS encoding ornithine cyclodeaminase family protein, whose amino-acid sequence is MALWLQEGDVERLLAMDDVIAAVEQGFRWLGEGMAVNQPRTRAVTPQGVLHVMHAAVPPLGVAGLKAYATTPGGARFVALLYRLEDGELLLAAEADRLGQLRTGAASGVATKVLARPDAGTLGVIGSGWQARTQVQAIARVRPIALVKVYSRTPERREAFAAELVDALGVEAVAVEHAQEAVTDVDVVVTITSARDPVLHGAWLAPGVHINAAGANAATRAELDAEAVRRSQLIAVDALDQARVECGDLLAAERAGDPVWSRVVELGAIVAGRQPGRTAPEQITLFESQGIATEDVVTLELLYRRAVAAGVGRELPTSPAAVRVRR